From the Paenibacillus tianjinensis genome, the window GTAATATAGGACTCATCCGCATCAAAACGGACCCAGTCATTAATATATTTATTGGAGCAGGCACGGTAATAAATTTTGTGCTTAGGCGGATAAAGAACAACGGAGTGGGCCGGGAACTCTTTCAATTCTCCGTGCACTTCAAACAATGCCGCAGTTTGGGTGAGCACCAGAAGCCAGGCATCATGGCCACCGGGTATGCTGAACACAAAATCTTCAGAATGAGTAGCGTCGAATTCGACATAATGAATTTTTGGCATCAGTTTCTCCTTTCTTCGGATACATCAATTAATGGACAGGATAGATCATTGTTTGGAATTCAGTATTTTTCTATAATTATATTGCAAATCAAGGTAATTTGGAGATTATTTCTGAATTCTACCACAGAATATGATTTTCTGGTCATTAGAAATTATCAATAATGAAGGAAGGATGTTTGTTAATGATAGCACATCAAAAGGAAGAGCGGAATTATATCCTTTGCTATACCCGGTTACCGCAGGAGGATATGGTGTATGCTCCGAAACTGGCGCACAGCATGCATTTGGCCTATTGCAGCGACGGGCTTCTTTTTCAGGAATTAAACCATAATTCGGGGGTTCTATTCGCCAGAGCGACAGAGAACGAGGATGGCACACTCCGGGCCAAGAGCCTGAAGAATCCGTATCTGTTTCACACCTCCGAGGGGAATTTCGGGGTGATTGCAGTCCGTACGGAGGCGGAAGGCGAAGCCGATGCAGAGAGCAAGGGGAAAGTGCTGCTGTTCTCCTCTGTTGATTTGCTGCAGTACAACGAAGTTGGACTGCTGGAGCTTAAGGCAGATACCTTTGTAAGCGATGTCTCCTGCGAATACGATACCGGCCGGAAAGGCTATCTGATCCGCTGGATCGATGAGCTGGGGAACGGCTATCAGAATTTTATAGCCGATATCATGAGCATGAAGGATATCTCCGCACCGGAAGCGGCACAGCCCTTTACTCTAGACACAGTGCTTTCCGATATTGAAGGGATTCTGCCGCGCAACTACATCCCGGTATCCAAGGATATAGCCCGCAGGCTCTACTGTAAGCTTACGGTTCCGACCAACATTGCCATTGAAGTTCCGGACCGCGTGAGAGCGGCATCGGAATCGGATTTGCAAGAGATCCGGGCGACGGCTCTGTACAGCGACGGCACCAAAGCACTGAAGAGAGTGGACTGGAATACGGATGAAATCGATTGGGAGCAGGCGGGGACCTATAGAATTTCCGGTGAAGTTCATCAGGATCATTATCCGTTTCCAATTGCGTTCGACCGTGCAGACCCCTGCATTGCCAAATGGAAAGGAAAATATTATTTCATTGCCACGAACGATGCAGACCAAAATCACACGTTATATATGCGGGAAGCCGATACGATCCCTGGGCTGGTAGATGCCGAGGAAGCACTGATTCTGGATTCGAATACCTATGAGCAGATCGGCGGGCTGCTGTGGGCGCCGGAATTCCATATCATTGAGGATGAACTTTATATCTTTCATGCGGCAACACCAGGTGAGTTCCTGTATGAAGAGTCGCATGTCATGAAGCTGCGGCCAGAAGGGAATCCGATGTGCGCTGCTGACTGGTCGATGCCTAAGCGTGTAGTAAAGAATGATGGTACATATTTGTGTGAAGCGGGCAAGACGATTTCCCTCGATATGACCGTAATACAATGGAACGGAGAGTATTACGCCGCATGGTCGGAGCGCCAGTTCGTGCCTGTCGATCTTGGAGCCTGGATCTATATTGCCAGAATCGACCCGCAGGAGCCGTGGAAGCTGACCAGTGATCCGGTGCTTTTGACAAAACCCGATTACGGGTGGGCCAATAATCATACCTTTGTAGATGAAGGACCGTTCGCTCTCTACACCGATGAGAAGTTATTCTTGACCTTTGCCAGCGCGGCGGTGGATGCAACCTATGTTGTGGGTCTCTTGACGGCTGACAAGGGTGCGGATTTGCTGGATATCCGCAGCTGGACCAAAGGCAATTACCCGCTGCTGACCTCCAGAAGTGTACCGGGGGAATATGGACCGGGCCACAATTCCTATGTGACCGATGAGGATGGAGTCATTTGGAATGCTTACCATGCAAGACCGGGGATTGACGGACCCAGAAGTTCCGGCATCCGCCGCGTGCATTTTGACATTGACGGTGTTCCAGTCCTGGATCTGACAGAGGATAAGGATCTGAACCGGGAGCTGAAAAAGGTAACTATAGAAGTAACCGTGAGTTAAACCGCGGTTTAGCTGGGGGCGGCGGATGCGGCTGTTTGCTGTTCAGCGGCGTCACCCCCAAGCGGTATGTCAAATATGCGAAGCGTCAATCGGTCATCAGTCGACTTCAGCAGAGGAAGCTCTTCCTCTGCTGATCGAATAAACAAAAAAAAGCAGACGTTTGTATTCAGAGAGGAGTAACGGTATGTTAAGAGAAGTACGTGTTGAAAGCGGTATTGTTCAAGGACTGCCGGCAGCTGATCCGCGTATCACCAGCTTTAAGGGAATTCCGTTTGCAGCCCCGCCTGTAGGAGAGAACCGCTGGCGTGCTCCCCAGCCTGTACCACACTGGGAAGGAAAATTGAAAGCGTTTGATTTTGCCCCGATTTCGATGCAGGCCCCGACTGTTATAGATGTGAATAATATTTATACCCGCGAATGGTCGGTCGATCCCGATCTTCCCATGGATGAGGACTGCCTTTATCTGAACGTCTGGACACCGGCCCATAGCTCGGGTGAGAAGCTCCCTGTCTTTGTATGGTATTTTGGCGGAGGACTTCAGGTTGGCCATACAGCGGAAATGGAGTTTGACGGTGAACGTATTGCCCGCAGGGGGGTTGTCGTTGTGACCGTGAATTACCGCCTGAACGTGTTTGGCTTCCTGAGCCATGCCGAGATCACTGCCGAATCCCCCGGTGCTCCCGCGAATTTCGGACATCTGGATCAACAGGCGGGCACGCAGTGGGTGAAGCGCAATATCGCTGCTTTTGGCGGAGACCCTGACCAAATCACAATAGGGGGACAATCGGCCGGCGGCGCAAGTGTGATGAGCCAACTAACCTCGCCGCAGAATGAAGGATTGTTTCAGCGGGCCGTGGTTATGAGCGGCGTCTTTACTCCGCTGTATCCCGGCAACGCGATGCCTCCGCTAGACCGTACCCTAAGGCAGGCTGAAGCGGAGGGAGCAGCCTTCTTTGAATTCATAGGGGTGTCTACTCTGGAAGAGGCCCGCAAGCTGGATGCCGTATATATCCGCGATAAAATGCTGGAATACGGCCACTTCTGGGGAACGGTCATAGACCAGGTGTACTGTCCCGGTAATCCGTATGACCTTTTTCTGAAGGGGCAGCACCACAAGGTCCCGGTCATGCTGGGAAATACCTCTTCCGAATTTATGAGCGCTCCAGGTGCAGGCACCGTGGAGGAATTCAGAGCCATGGCTGTTGAAATGTTTGGCGGGGAAGCCGAAGTGTATCTTAAGCTATGCGCCTTTGATACAGGAAATCTGGAGGAAATGATCCAAAAAGCTTCCGTGAATAATATTGAATATGCGGCCCGTGTTGCCATCAAGGCCAATAGTGATTCCGGCAGCGGTGTTCCGATGTACTATTACAATTTTGATGCGGACATTCCGGGCTGGGATGATCCCGGAACCTTCCACTCGGTGGATCTGTGGTTCCACTTCGAAACGCTGGCCAAATGCTGGCGGCCTTTTGTGGGCAAGCATTATGATCTTGCCCGCCAGATGTGCAATTATTTGGCCTATTTCATTGGCACGGGCGATCCGAACGGCAAAGATTCGACTGGCGAGGAATTGCCTCTCTGGAAACCGTGTACGCCGGAAATGCCTTACGGCATGGTGTTTGCAGACCAGGCAGTGCCGATGGAGGAGCCTCCGGGTGAGGTCATGCAATTTCTGGTTGAGCAATATTTCAATCGGCAAGCCATCCATACAGAGAGGAATGAGCGGTAATGAACGAGAGTTATCGGAAGTATACGATACAAACAGCCGGATATGATACGGAGAGGGATGGCATTGTGCGGGGAGAAATTCATACTATTGAATATCCCTCCAGAGCGGTTGGCAGCACCCGGAAGGCAATGGTATATACGCCACCCGGTTATTCCGCAGAACAGGCGTACAGCGTCTTGTATCTGCTGCACGGGATTGGCGGAGATGAGACAGAATGGTACAACCACGGCAAGCCCCAGATCATTCTGGATAATCTGTATGCGGATCAAATGCTGAAGCCTATGATTGTTGTACTTCCGAACGGGCGGGCGATGCTGAATGACCGGGCGGAAGGAGATATTTTTGCTCCTGACAAGATCCAGGCCTTCGAAACCTTCGAATCGGATTTGCTCCATGATCTTATCCCTTATATTGAAATGAATTATTCGGTCTTGACGGACCGGATGCACCGTGCCATTGCCGGATTATCCATGGGCGGAGGGCAATCTCTGAATATTGGTCTGAGCAATCTGGACCGTTTCGCCTGGATCGGGGCGTTCTCTCCGGCTCCTAATACGAAGCTGCCTGAGCTGCTGCTCCCGGAACCTCAGAAGACTGCAGAGCTACTAAGTCTGCTCTTTATATCGTGCGGGGATCTGGACAGTCTTAAGAATGTCAGCGACCGGACGCATGCGTATTTGTCGCAGCATTCCGTGCCGCATATCTGGGTGGAAGAAAACGGCGACCATGATTGGCCGGTCTGGAAGAACGGCTTATATCAGTTCTCGAAGCTTATTTTTTAGCTGACCGCTCAAGGATAACCGCTGCTTGAAGCCGTATACAACAAGGGGCGTTCCCGGCAGACCATTATGGCTGCCGGGAACGCCCCTTATTTTTGATTAGAGCAGGTTATACGCAAAGTGCTTGGTGGGACGATGATTATTTGTTTGCGACTGCATCGGCACGCATTTTAACAATTTTTTGTGCTCTTTCCGTATCTACGGCAAGGACATCATTCCAGCCGAGACCGACCACATCGTCCTTCAGCTTGGTCCAGAGCTTATCGAATTCTGCCTGGTCCTTGGCGAATATCATTTTCCAGGAGGTGTTCTTCACATAATCCGAGATCTGGCTCCGTTTATTCTTAATGTCCGAGGAGTCCGACCCGAGACTTGTATTAATATTTGGCACGATATCGATCATATTGTTTTTCTGATAGTATTCTGTCGGAGTGGTTGCATTATAAGTTTTCTGCCATTCCGTAGTCAGAACTGTCTTGTTTGCTTCTATGGTTGAGCTCCAATAAGTGTTGTTGTAGAATTCTTTCGTATCCGGATCTACCACAAAGTCGCTCATAATCATAGTGTTGATCTTACTCTGTCCGTCTTGATATCCGCCGCCGCCGTATTCTTCAGGAACGGGGGTGTTATCCTGGAAGGCGGTTTGGCCTACAGGTGTTAGCTTAAACTTGCCGTCGGCTGTCTTTTCGTAGTTGAAGCCTTCAAATCCATTGGTATAGTAGCGCAGGCCTTCAGGAGAGCACAGCCAATCCATGAATTCAATAATTCTGTCCGGATCCTTTGCTTTTGAACCTACAGCAAATACTCTTCCGTTCCCGAAGTAGGCATCACTATTCTGGATAATATGAGTATCAGCAATCGGAATGGCAACATTGCCGTCACCTTTATTGCCTCTTTCAATGGTATTGTAGAAGCCTCTTTGCCATGAATACCATAAGAGCAGAACCTGTTTGTTAGTCAGCTTTTCAGCGACTTTATTCCAGTCCTGGGAAGGTGAGTCCTGGTCCACCAGCCCCATCTGATTGGCGTCAAAATAGAACTTGAGGATTTTTTTGTACATACTGTTGTCGTCAACGAGAGGAACAATATCGCCTTTTGCATTTAATTGTATGGTCGAGGTTCCGTCCGGCTGTTCATAACCATACCAGTTACTGAGCCAGCGGACATTTTCCATACTACCGTTGTCCCAGTCCTTCCACAAGGTAATCGGAACGATCGGTTTGCCGTCAGGTGTCTTAGGATATTTCTCCTGCATCTGCTTCAATGCATTCAGAAGATCGGTCAGATTGTTCAGCTTGGGAGCTCCTATCCCCTTGTAATAGTCCCAAGGCATAAGCGGACTGGAGTAAGGGAGTTCTTCCGAGAAGGTTGTCGGGGAAGTGTCCGATGTAAAAGTCGGCAGCGCATAAATCTTGCCATCCGGATTGATGTGTTGGAATGCAGCATTGAAAGGCTTGAAGTGATTGTCTACATATTTGGACAAGTACTCCGTATTCTTGATCTTATCCGTGATATCCATAATCATACCTGCCGGAATCAATTCCTCCAGCTGACTGTTATCAATAATCAGGAGGTCTCCCAGATCTCCCGATGCCGATCTAGTCTTGTATAGCTGATCGCCGGCAACCTGTGGAGACAGAATATTTAAGGTGATATTGAACTTATCCTTGATCAGCTTTCCGTACCATCCGGTCTGCTCCCCCTGGTAATTTGCCGCGTTGTCAAATACGGTAATGGTCAGCGGTTTGCTGTGGTCGATCCCTGTACCTGGACTGGATGACTCGGTTGCAGTACCCGGATCGGGTGATCCCGTTGCTGTACTCGCATTGTTAGAATTACCGCTACATCCGCTCAATGCTGTTGTTACCAGAAGCAAGGTGGTGCCAAGCAGCATTGAGGATTTTCTTGCCAGCTTATTGTTTCTGTTCATGTACAGCCCCCCAAATGATTAATTTATCATCATCATCGTGCATATTAACCTTTAACTGCACCAATGATAATTCCTTTTACAAAAAACCTTTGGAAAATCGGATAAACGAGCAAAATAGGTGCAACAACGATGATGGTAACGGTCATCCGAATGGATGTGGTGGTTTGCTTGGTGGCCAGACTTGCCATTGCTGTGGACCCGGCATTTTGCAGATTGACCATGGTGGATAAGGAACTGGCCTGATTGATGTAGTTATACAGGATGAATTGCAGGCTGTACAATTTGCTGTCCGTAACCAGCAGCAGGGTATCCTGAAAGGAATTCCACTGGTTCACAGCCGAGAATATGGCGACGGTAGCCAATATAGGTTTGCTGATAGGCAGGATAACCTTATAAAAGATCGTTATAATCCCGGCACCGTCAATGCTGGCCGCCTGCTGCAATTCCTTCGGCGTGGATTCTACAAATGTCTTCACAAGAATGATGAAAAATGGAGCTACGATAGACGGCAGAATGTATGCCAGGAAATTGTCGGTGAGGTGCAAGGATCTCATGGTCAGGTACCACGGGATAATACCGGCATTAAAAAACATCGTAATAATGGTAAACCGGTACCAGAATTTTTTCCCCCACATATCCTCCTGGGCAAA encodes:
- a CDS encoding family 43 glycosylhydrolase yields the protein MIAHQKEERNYILCYTRLPQEDMVYAPKLAHSMHLAYCSDGLLFQELNHNSGVLFARATENEDGTLRAKSLKNPYLFHTSEGNFGVIAVRTEAEGEADAESKGKVLLFSSVDLLQYNEVGLLELKADTFVSDVSCEYDTGRKGYLIRWIDELGNGYQNFIADIMSMKDISAPEAAQPFTLDTVLSDIEGILPRNYIPVSKDIARRLYCKLTVPTNIAIEVPDRVRAASESDLQEIRATALYSDGTKALKRVDWNTDEIDWEQAGTYRISGEVHQDHYPFPIAFDRADPCIAKWKGKYYFIATNDADQNHTLYMREADTIPGLVDAEEALILDSNTYEQIGGLLWAPEFHIIEDELYIFHAATPGEFLYEESHVMKLRPEGNPMCAADWSMPKRVVKNDGTYLCEAGKTISLDMTVIQWNGEYYAAWSERQFVPVDLGAWIYIARIDPQEPWKLTSDPVLLTKPDYGWANNHTFVDEGPFALYTDEKLFLTFASAAVDATYVVGLLTADKGADLLDIRSWTKGNYPLLTSRSVPGEYGPGHNSYVTDEDGVIWNAYHARPGIDGPRSSGIRRVHFDIDGVPVLDLTEDKDLNRELKKVTIEVTVS
- a CDS encoding carboxylesterase/lipase family protein codes for the protein MLREVRVESGIVQGLPAADPRITSFKGIPFAAPPVGENRWRAPQPVPHWEGKLKAFDFAPISMQAPTVIDVNNIYTREWSVDPDLPMDEDCLYLNVWTPAHSSGEKLPVFVWYFGGGLQVGHTAEMEFDGERIARRGVVVVTVNYRLNVFGFLSHAEITAESPGAPANFGHLDQQAGTQWVKRNIAAFGGDPDQITIGGQSAGGASVMSQLTSPQNEGLFQRAVVMSGVFTPLYPGNAMPPLDRTLRQAEAEGAAFFEFIGVSTLEEARKLDAVYIRDKMLEYGHFWGTVIDQVYCPGNPYDLFLKGQHHKVPVMLGNTSSEFMSAPGAGTVEEFRAMAVEMFGGEAEVYLKLCAFDTGNLEEMIQKASVNNIEYAARVAIKANSDSGSGVPMYYYNFDADIPGWDDPGTFHSVDLWFHFETLAKCWRPFVGKHYDLARQMCNYLAYFIGTGDPNGKDSTGEELPLWKPCTPEMPYGMVFADQAVPMEEPPGEVMQFLVEQYFNRQAIHTERNER
- a CDS encoding alpha/beta hydrolase, with the protein product MNESYRKYTIQTAGYDTERDGIVRGEIHTIEYPSRAVGSTRKAMVYTPPGYSAEQAYSVLYLLHGIGGDETEWYNHGKPQIILDNLYADQMLKPMIVVLPNGRAMLNDRAEGDIFAPDKIQAFETFESDLLHDLIPYIEMNYSVLTDRMHRAIAGLSMGGGQSLNIGLSNLDRFAWIGAFSPAPNTKLPELLLPEPQKTAELLSLLFISCGDLDSLKNVSDRTHAYLSQHSVPHIWVEENGDHDWPVWKNGLYQFSKLIF
- a CDS encoding type 2 periplasmic-binding domain-containing protein: MNRNNKLARKSSMLLGTTLLLVTTALSGCSGNSNNASTATGSPDPGTATESSSPGTGIDHSKPLTITVFDNAANYQGEQTGWYGKLIKDKFNITLNILSPQVAGDQLYKTRSASGDLGDLLIIDNSQLEELIPAGMIMDITDKIKNTEYLSKYVDNHFKPFNAAFQHINPDGKIYALPTFTSDTSPTTFSEELPYSSPLMPWDYYKGIGAPKLNNLTDLLNALKQMQEKYPKTPDGKPIVPITLWKDWDNGSMENVRWLSNWYGYEQPDGTSTIQLNAKGDIVPLVDDNSMYKKILKFYFDANQMGLVDQDSPSQDWNKVAEKLTNKQVLLLWYSWQRGFYNTIERGNKGDGNVAIPIADTHIIQNSDAYFGNGRVFAVGSKAKDPDRIIEFMDWLCSPEGLRYYTNGFEGFNYEKTADGKFKLTPVGQTAFQDNTPVPEEYGGGGYQDGQSKINTMIMSDFVVDPDTKEFYNNTYWSSTIEANKTVLTTEWQKTYNATTPTEYYQKNNMIDIVPNINTSLGSDSSDIKNKRSQISDYVKNTSWKMIFAKDQAEFDKLWTKLKDDVVGLGWNDVLAVDTERAQKIVKMRADAVANK
- a CDS encoding carbohydrate ABC transporter permease, with translation MSDNPTGITPVAKKNNSRPSKKIKMQVGPTDKVISAVIYVLFSLFAFICVYPFYSIIINTISANDLSAKGEIAFWPRGIHFQNYVDVFKIPGLWNAFVISLGRTVIGTLLTVGASAFLGFMFAQEDMWGKKFWYRFTIITMFFNAGIIPWYLTMRSLHLTDNFLAYILPSIVAPFFIILVKTFVESTPKELQQAASIDGAGIITIFYKVILPISKPILATVAIFSAVNQWNSFQDTLLLVTDSKLYSLQFILYNYINQASSLSTMVNLQNAGSTAMASLATKQTTTSIRMTVTIIVVAPILLVYPIFQRFFVKGIIIGAVKG